The Arachis duranensis cultivar V14167 chromosome 2, aradu.V14167.gnm2.J7QH, whole genome shotgun sequence genome has a window encoding:
- the LOC107473310 gene encoding uncharacterized protein LOC107473310: MARGSESVGEGVPKEMSDPLRRMVASLENLEAELPNILSLSNPFILSKMPPLQRAHSLLTLANITSTLFSLKLRCKGTNPDYHPLKSELDRLKVYQRKLEPFADVGQALPLPSSFLDDQASVDRSLRDLTSVQRKEMANMSIGEVPTMSNYQEQAGQKRKHPSSEEHPVQVYAEVHVKKEPLEVFGHNNGKTEEPIVIDISDDDE, encoded by the exons ATGGCGAGGGGAAGCGAGAGTGTGGGTGAGGGCGTACCGAAAGAGATGAGCGATCCACTGAGGCGCATGGTAGCCAGCCTGGAGAATCTGGAAGCAGAGCTGCCgaatattctctctctctcaaacccTTTCATCCTCTCTAAAATGCCTCCTCTTCAACGCGCTCACTCCCTCTTAACCCTTGCCAACATCACTTCCACCCTTTTCTCAT TGAAGTTGAGATGCAAAGGGACTAATCCAGATTATCATCCCCTCAAATCTGAACTT GACAGGTTAAAAGTTTACCAACGCAAACTGGAACCCTTTGCGGATGTAGGTCAAG CTCTACcacttccttcttctttcttggatGATCAGGCTTCTGTTGACCGCTCCTTACGTGACCTCACTTCAG tacaaagaaaagaaatggctAACATGAGCATTGGGGAGGTACCAACGATGAGCAACTATCAGGAGCAGGCTGGTCAGAAGAGAAAGCATCCATCTTCTGAAGAACACCCTGTTCAAGTTTATGCTGAGGTGCACGTGAAGAAGGAACCGCTTGAGGTTTTTGGTCATAACAATGGAAAAACTGAGGAACCAATAGTAATTGACATTTCAGATGATGACGAGTGA
- the LOC107473311 gene encoding pentatricopeptide repeat-containing protein At2g15690, mitochondrial-like, with amino-acid sequence MAMLGLLGSFQRSRATMLSSSSLKLRLCLTNTCRSLSTSALPTNDFHRFPPNSDHNRHGVEPTFRDSSQHFNPQTQNHHGNPHSINNFPHQNQNQNPYQPHNATRQFPEQGRNHTHNQWSQNYPQQRPTPPPTSQNQNFQPPHYQNQWNNPNQGNPNQWNPRNQGYPQPPQFRNPNQFNPQGSLPGQAHVPVAPPSPPPPPPPSPAPSIVDLRRVCQEGRVKEAIELMEKGVKADASCFHLLFDFCGKSKSLEDAKKAHDYFLQSTFRSDLNLNNKVIEMYGKCKSMTDARRVFDHMPNRNMDSWHLMLRGYANSTMGDDALQLFDQMNESGLEISSETFLAVLSACASAEAVEDAFLHFESMESKYGIKPGSEHYMGLLDVLGQSGYLKEAEEFIKELPFEPTVTVWETLKNYARFHGDVDLEDYAEEIVLSLDPSKVVANKIPTPPPRKYTAINMLDGKNRIIEYKNPTLFKDDEKLKALSAMKDAGYVPDTRYVLHDIDQEAKEQALLYHSERLAIAYGLISTPPRTPLRIIKNLRVCGDCHNAIKIMSRIVGRELIVRDNKRFHHFKDGKCSCGDYW; translated from the coding sequence ATGGCAATGTTGGGTTTGTTGGGTTCGTTTCAACGCTCACGAGCCACCATgctttcttcttcctccctcAAGCTACGCCTCTGCCTCACTAACACTTGCAGGTCTCTAAGTACCTCCGCACTTCCAACCAACGACTTTCACAGATTCCCTCCCAACTCTGATCATAACCGCCATGGTGTTGAACCCACATTCAGAGATTCCTCTCAACATTTCAATCCACAAACCCAAAATCACCATGGAAACCCTCATTCTATCAATAATTTCCCTCACCAGAACCAGAATCAGAACCCCTATCAACCTCACAATGCGACTCGTCAGTTTCCCGAGCAGGGTCGAAACCATACTCATAATCAGTGGAGTCAAAACTATCCTCAACAGAGACCAACACCACCACCCACATCCCAAAATCAGAACTTTCAGCCACCCCATTACCAAAATCAATGGAACAATCCGAACCAGGGTAACCCTAACCAATGGAACCCTAGGAATCAAGGCTATCCACAACCTCCCCAATTTCGAAACCCTAACCAGTTCAACCCACAAGGTTCTCTACCAGGGCAAGCTCACGTTCCCGTagctcctccttctcctcctcctcctcctcctccttcgcCAGCCCCttcaattgttgatttgagACGTGTGTGCCAGGAGGGGAGGGTTAAGGAAGCAATTGAGTTGATGGAGAAAGGGGTGAAAGCCGATGCTTCTTGCTTTCATTTGCTCTTTGATTTTTGTGGCAAATCCAAGTCCCTTGAGGATGCCAAGAAGGCACACGATTACTTTCTGCAATCAACTTTCAGGAGTGATCTCAATTTGAACAACAAGGTCATTGAAATGTATGGGAAGTGCAAGAGCATGACTGATGCACGAAGGGTGTTTGATCATATGCCCAACAGGAATATGGATTCTTGGCACTTGATGTTGCGCGGTTATGCCAATAGCACAATGGGGGATGATGCCTTGCAGCTGTTTGATCAAATGAATGAGTCCGGTTTGGAAATTTCGTCGGAGACTTTCCTAGCTGTGTTATCAGCTTGTGCTAGTGCTGAGGCTGTGGAAGATGCTTTCCTTCATTTTGAGTCCATGGAAAGCAAGTATGGGATTAAACCTGGTTCGGAGCACTATATGGGGCTTTTGGATGTTCTTGGACAATCTGGATATCTCAAGGAAGCTGAGGAGTTCATCAAGGAGTTGCCATTCGAGCCTACAGTGACTGTTTGGGAGACTCTGAAGAACTATGCTCGATTTCATGGGGATGTTGATCTTGAAGACTATGCAGAAGAGATAGTGTTGAGTCTTGACCCATCAAAGGTTGTTGCCAATAAGATCCCCACGCCACCGCCAAGGAAGTACACTGCAATTAACATGCTTGATGGCAAGAATAGAATTATTGAGTACAAGAACCCGACGCTTTTCAAGGATGATGAGAAGCTGAAAGCTTTGAGTGCAATGAAGGATGCTGGGTATGTTCCTGATACAAGATATGTTCTTCATGACATTGATCAGGAAGCAAAGGAGCAAGCATTGTTGTACCACAGTGAACGTTTAGCGATTGCTTATGGCCTCATTAGTACTCCACCAAGAACACCTCTTAGGATCATCAAGAATCTTCGAGTGTGTGGTGATTGTCACAATGCCATCAAGATCATGTCTAGGATTGTAGGGAGGGAATTGATTGTTAGAGATAACAAAAGGTTTCACCATTTCAAGGATGGAAAATGCTCTTGTGGGGATTACTGGTGA
- the LOC107473340 gene encoding LOW QUALITY PROTEIN: aspartate--tRNA ligase 2, cytoplasmic (The sequence of the model RefSeq protein was modified relative to this genomic sequence to represent the inferred CDS: inserted 1 base in 1 codon; substituted 1 base at 1 genomic stop codon), translating to MQVEIQVRKLYCVSRALPTLPINLEDAARSEAEIEKALQAGEQLVRVNQGIFSIXSQVENAFRQFLLSEGFHQIHAPKLIAGSSEGGAAVFRLDYKGQPACLXQSPQLHKQMAICADFGRVFEIGPVFRGEDSFTHRHLCEFTGLDVEMEIKKHYNEVMDIVDRLFVSIFDSLNQNCKKDLEAVAHQYPFEPLKYLRQTLRLTYEEGVQMLKDAGVEIEPFGDLNTEAERKLGQLVLEKYGTEFYILYRYPLAVRPFYTMPCYDNPQYSNSFDVFIRGEEIISGAQCVHNAEMLERQAESCGIDVKTISTYIYSFRYGAPTHGGFGVGLERVVMLFCGLNNIRKASLYPRDPLRIAP from the exons ATGCAG GTAGAGATTCAAGTGAGGAAGTTGTATTGTGTTAGCAGGGCCCTTCCAACTCTACCAATTAATCTCGAGGATGCTGCTCGAAGTGAAGCTGAAATTGAGAAGGCACTTCAG GCTGGTGAACAACTTGTTCGTGTTAATCAAGGAATTTTCTCCATTTAGTCTCAAGTTGAAAAT GCATTCAGACAATTCTTATTATCTGAAGGCTTTCATCAAATCCACGCTCCAAAATTGATTGCTGGGTCAAGTGAGGGTGGAGCTGCTGTTTTCAGACTGGACTATAAAGGGCAACCTGCTTGCC CCCAATCACCACAGCTTCACAAGCAAATGGCAATATGTGCTGATTTTGGCCGTGTTTTTGAGATTGGTCCTGTGTTTAGGGGTGAAGATTCCTTCACACACAGACATCTGTGTGAGTTTACTGGTCTTGATGTTGAAATGGAGATTAAGAAGCATTATAATGAG GTTATGGATATAGTTGATAGGTTGTTTGTCTCAATATTTGATAGCTTGAACCAGAATTGTAAGAAGGATCTTGAAGCTGTGGCACACCAGTACCCATTTGAACCTTTAAAG TATCTTCGTCAGACTCTGCGGCTTACATATGAAGAAGGGGTTCAGATGCTCAAG GATGCTGGAGTAGAGATTGAACCTTTTGGTGACTTGAATACTgaagctgaaaggaagttgGGGCAGCTAGTTTTAGAGAA GTATGGCACAGAGTTCTATATCCTTTACCGGTACCCCTTGGCTGTAAGGCCATTTTACACAATGCCTTGCTATGATAATCCACAATACTCCAATTCATTTGATGTCTTTATTAGAG GCGAGGAGATCATTTCAGGAGCTCAGTGTGTCCACAATGCAGAAATGTTGGAAAGACAGGCCGAGTCTTGTGGCATTGATGTCAAGACGATATCTACATACATCTATTCTTTCAG ATATGGTGCACCAACACACGGTGGCTTTGGAGTTGGTTTGGAGCGTGTAGTAATGCTCTTCTGTGGCCTGAATAACATCCGCAAGGCATCACTTTATCCTCGTGACCCCCTTAGGATTGCACCATGA
- the LOC107473312 gene encoding pentatricopeptide repeat-containing protein At4g21190, giving the protein MHALRVSPLLIAKTFQAMEIPSSTRSTVVCAAKGPRPRYPRVWKTHKRVGTINKAAKLVETIRQLSNVKEEVYGALDSYVAWELEFPLITMKKALKTLEDQQEWKRVIQVTKWMLSKGQGRTMGSYFTLLNALAEDDRIDEAEELWTKLLMQYMESLPRKFFDKMISIYYKRGMYDKMFEVFADMEELGIHPNLTVVQVIGGVFKEVGMLDKYEKIHQKYPPPRWKYRYVKGGRRIKIKVSGQPYQGNYREGNEHAKLNGEPNLDLDDNDTSEETSELEEVDEQFNQDANARTMESKQISDDSFETKEPVLDV; this is encoded by the exons ATGCATGCACTGAGAGTTTCTCCTTTACTTATTGCTAAAACATTTCAAGCAATGGAAATTCCATCAAGCACACGAAGCACTGTG GTGTGTGCTGCAAAAGGTCCAAGGCCACGCTATCCACGAGTTTGGAAGACCCATAAAAGAGTTGGGACCATTAACAAGGCTGCTAAGCTTGTTGAGACT ATTAGACAGCTCTCAAATGTCAAAGAGGAAGTTTATGGTGCTCTTGATTCCTATGTTGCTTGGGAATTAGAGTTCCCTTTAATTACTATGAAAAAGGCACTCAAGACTCTAGAAGATCAACAAGAGTGGAAGCGGGTAATACAG GTAACAAAGTGGATGTTAAGCAAAGGTCAAGGTAGGACTATGGGAAGCTATTTCACATTATTGAATGCATTAGCAGAAGATGATCGAATCGATGAAGCTGAAGAGCTTTGGACGAAGTTATTAATGCAGTATATGGAAAGCTTGCCTCGTAAATTCTTTGATAAAATGATATCTATCTACTACAAGAGAGGCATGTATGACAAGATGTTTGAG GTTTTTGCTGATATGGAGGAGCTTGGTATTCATCCTAATTTGACTGTCGTGCAAGTGATTGGAGGTGTCTTTAAGGAGGTGGGCATGTTGGACAAATATGAGAAGATACACCAAAAATATCCACCACCTAGGTGGAAATATAGATACGTCAAAGGAGGACGGCGTATAAAAATTAAGGTGTCTGGTCAACCTTATCAAGGCAACTACAGAGAAGGGAATGAGCATGCAAAGTTGAATGGTGAACCAAATTTGGACTTAGACGACAATGATACATCAGAAGAGACTTCAGAGTTAGAGGAAGTTGATGAACAATTCAACCAGGACGCCAATGCAAGAACCATGGAATCTAAACAAATATCAGATGATTCATTTGAGACTAAGGAACCAGTTTTAGATGTATAA